A single Cryomorphaceae bacterium DNA region contains:
- the ssb gene encoding single-stranded DNA-binding protein, with product MSSIRNRIQLIGNLGADPEIKEMESGRKLAKFSVATNEIYRNQEGDLVTETQWHRLIAWGRTAELAEEFLKKGSEVAVDGKIQTRSYTDSEGEQKFLTEVVVNELLMTGAKKKAG from the coding sequence ATGTCTAGTATTCGAAATCGAATTCAGCTCATAGGAAATCTTGGAGCTGATCCGGAAATCAAAGAAATGGAAAGCGGTCGTAAACTCGCCAAGTTCTCCGTAGCAACCAATGAGATCTATCGCAATCAAGAAGGCGATCTCGTCACAGAAACTCAATGGCATCGTCTGATTGCCTGGGGACGAACCGCCGAATTGGCAGAGGAATTCTTAAAAAAAGGAAGTGAGGTTGCCGTTGACGGCAAAATCCAAACTCGTTCGTACACGGATAGTGAGGGTGAACAGAAATTCCTCACGGAAGTCGTCGTAAACGAACTTCTTATGACCGGTGCAAAGAAGAAGGCCGGCTAA
- a CDS encoding patatin-like phospholipase family protein — MRDLIAQARAIKADPERVYSDIIDDDGYQYADLVQEGGGVLGIALLGYTHIMEEAGIRFYDLAGTSAGAINTLLMASIGTTSEAKSVVALEALAAQNLFDFVDGNPKIKRTIQLLIEGKGGKAKRRLIFQGIKIWNLLRSKLGMNPGIVFYTWLEKLLKDQGVESTLDLERKRVNPSGFRDRKGNSIESKPKWTVIASDVTTKTKVQFPAMGELYVSNPDQENPARWVRASMSVPIFFEPVRFSTIPQGPEAKERWWEHARYKGPIPPEVEMVDGGMLSNFPINVFHRKNAVPRRPTFGVRLSQYRENYGSTGKLMPFMGAMISTMRQIHDLDFLLRNEDYSHLICRLDVDQKFHWLNFNMTNEEKRDLFLYGAKGAIDFLERFDWEKYKGVRQSLIHNPIA, encoded by the coding sequence ATGCGCGATCTCATCGCCCAAGCAAGGGCGATTAAAGCCGATCCTGAGCGCGTTTATTCCGATATTATTGATGATGATGGGTATCAATATGCGGATCTCGTGCAAGAAGGGGGTGGAGTATTGGGCATCGCTCTCCTCGGATACACGCACATTATGGAGGAAGCGGGGATTCGGTTCTACGACTTAGCAGGGACTTCCGCTGGAGCCATAAATACCTTACTCATGGCCAGCATTGGCACAACCTCCGAGGCTAAATCGGTTGTAGCGCTAGAAGCATTGGCAGCACAAAACTTATTTGATTTTGTCGACGGGAATCCGAAGATCAAGAGGACCATTCAGCTGCTTATAGAGGGGAAAGGAGGCAAGGCCAAAAGGAGACTGATTTTCCAGGGAATAAAAATATGGAACCTCCTACGTTCAAAACTCGGCATGAATCCGGGTATAGTATTCTACACTTGGCTCGAGAAGCTCTTAAAAGATCAGGGCGTGGAGTCAACGTTAGACCTAGAAAGAAAAAGGGTTAACCCAAGTGGTTTTAGAGACAGGAAAGGGAACAGCATTGAATCGAAGCCCAAGTGGACGGTAATAGCTTCGGATGTCACTACAAAGACCAAGGTTCAATTCCCAGCGATGGGTGAGCTGTATGTTTCCAATCCTGATCAGGAGAATCCAGCCCGTTGGGTGAGAGCGAGCATGTCCGTTCCCATTTTCTTTGAACCCGTTCGTTTCAGCACTATTCCTCAGGGACCGGAGGCCAAGGAGCGCTGGTGGGAACACGCGCGCTATAAAGGGCCCATTCCTCCTGAAGTGGAAATGGTCGATGGCGGAATGCTGAGCAATTTCCCCATTAATGTTTTTCATCGAAAGAATGCGGTCCCGCGAAGACCAACTTTTGGGGTGCGTTTGTCACAGTACCGTGAAAACTACGGGTCCACAGGAAAGCTCATGCCGTTTATGGGCGCTATGATCAGTACCATGAGGCAAATACACGATCTCGATTTTCTATTGCGCAACGAGGATTACAGCCACTTGATTTGTCGCTTAGATGTAGACCAGAAGTTTCATTGGCTCAATTTCAATATGACCAATGAAGAGAAAAGGGACTTATTTCTTTATGGGGCTAAAGGCGCAATTGATTTTCTTGAGCGATTCGATTGGGAGAAGTATAAAGGTGTCCGACAGTCGCTAATCCATAACCCTATAGCATAG
- a CDS encoding tRNA-binding protein, whose protein sequence is MPTITWEDFSKVDLRIGEVIDAQPFPEARNPAYILRVDFGPLGVKKTSAQITDHYTTEGLLGKKVVAVVNFPPKQIGPHKSEVLILGGLSDSGVVLLQPDQIVKNGTRIG, encoded by the coding sequence ATCCCGACCATAACTTGGGAGGATTTTTCAAAGGTTGACCTCAGAATCGGTGAGGTTATCGATGCTCAGCCTTTCCCTGAAGCCCGCAACCCAGCGTATATTCTTCGCGTTGATTTTGGACCCTTAGGAGTGAAGAAAACCAGTGCACAAATCACAGATCACTATACAACTGAGGGCTTGCTGGGTAAAAAAGTCGTTGCTGTTGTCAACTTCCCTCCAAAACAAATCGGACCTCATAAAAGCGAGGTTCTCATTCTCGGTGGACTTTCCGATTCAGGAGTAGTATTGCTCCAGCCAGACCAAATCGTGAAAAACGGCACTAGGATCGGTTAG
- a CDS encoding outer membrane beta-barrel protein, which produces MKRLWTLGLLVLISLNSFGQVKIQPQAGLTLSRLTTDEIIDQSEARVGTDLGVSFRFGKRFHFYPGVYWKRWSSDLVVLGSDTLGAANFTLDVQSIQVPARLGYNIVNGELFKLRLNGGPAWTRVFNLESDPNDPEAWNIEDFNENIWSWQAGLGIDLWFLTLDLTYDQGINTMFVEGDAENRMLSLEIGVVF; this is translated from the coding sequence ATGAAAAGACTTTGGACTCTCGGTTTGCTGGTGCTGATTTCCCTGAATTCTTTCGGGCAGGTTAAGATTCAACCTCAGGCCGGGCTGACACTTTCACGTCTTACGACAGACGAAATCATTGACCAGAGCGAGGCACGCGTGGGTACGGACCTAGGCGTTTCGTTCCGTTTTGGTAAGAGATTTCATTTTTACCCTGGTGTTTATTGGAAAAGGTGGTCGTCTGACTTGGTCGTACTGGGATCCGATACCTTGGGTGCAGCTAATTTCACCTTAGATGTCCAATCTATTCAAGTACCGGCGCGATTAGGCTACAATATTGTCAATGGGGAACTGTTCAAACTTCGGCTTAACGGAGGACCTGCATGGACCCGTGTATTCAATCTTGAGTCGGATCCAAATGATCCCGAGGCTTGGAATATTGAAGACTTCAATGAAAACATATGGTCATGGCAAGCGGGGTTAGGAATTGATTTGTGGTTCTTGACTCTTGACTTAACGTATGATCAAGGGATAAATACCATGTTTGTTGAGGGGGATGCTGAAAATAGAATGCTCTCTTTAGAAATCGGTGTAGTCTTTTGA
- a CDS encoding right-handed parallel beta-helix repeat-containing protein: protein MRIGFGLCCLMLLAVGCTDTYNPERNFRADGEDIELVFLTAEDSSVIELPEGHFRFDRSLILDGVRHVTVRGAGMDKTVLSFLDQSEGAEGIRVVNSQNVVFEDFTVEDAEGDNIKVMDTDGISFLRVKVAWTGPIDETNGAYGFYPVQCRNVLIDECEAMGASDAGIYVGQSDSVIIRNNKAYMNVAGIESENSRWVKIYGNEATDNTGGILIFDLPGLTQFGKDIEAYDNVVVENNRKNFAPEGNIVAAVPPGSGFMILATEDVYVHDNEILENRTVGAAIISYALVSELTGDNDSENSNAGSAQQINRKYEEDAAYNPYPRGIRLENNTVSNSYVLPATSHDFGRLFLLKFPFETPDIVYDGVLPPGISDRQELQSSEYKICLAEDIETRFADLDAGKGFEAISHDKSIFACP from the coding sequence ATGCGAATCGGTTTCGGTCTGTGTTGTTTGATGTTGCTGGCTGTTGGATGTACTGACACCTATAATCCGGAGAGAAATTTTAGAGCTGATGGCGAGGATATCGAATTGGTCTTTCTTACTGCTGAGGATAGTTCTGTTATTGAGTTGCCTGAAGGGCATTTTCGTTTCGACAGGTCCTTAATCTTGGATGGAGTTCGTCACGTAACGGTTCGAGGGGCTGGAATGGACAAGACTGTTCTGAGTTTTCTTGATCAGAGCGAAGGGGCGGAGGGAATTCGGGTTGTCAATAGCCAGAATGTCGTCTTCGAGGACTTTACCGTTGAAGACGCGGAAGGAGATAACATCAAAGTGATGGATACCGATGGAATTTCATTTCTCCGTGTCAAAGTTGCTTGGACGGGTCCTATTGATGAAACGAATGGAGCCTACGGCTTTTATCCTGTTCAATGCCGAAATGTTCTGATCGACGAGTGTGAGGCCATGGGGGCTAGTGATGCTGGTATTTACGTAGGCCAATCAGACTCAGTAATTATCCGAAATAACAAGGCATATATGAATGTCGCTGGAATCGAATCCGAGAATTCGAGATGGGTAAAAATCTATGGAAACGAAGCCACCGACAACACAGGAGGCATCCTCATTTTTGACCTACCTGGACTGACTCAGTTTGGAAAAGACATTGAGGCCTACGACAATGTAGTCGTTGAAAATAACCGTAAGAATTTTGCGCCTGAAGGAAACATTGTCGCCGCCGTTCCACCTGGTTCAGGATTCATGATTCTGGCAACAGAGGATGTTTACGTGCATGACAATGAGATTCTGGAAAATAGGACGGTCGGTGCAGCTATTATTAGCTACGCACTGGTGAGTGAGTTGACAGGCGATAACGACTCCGAGAACTCAAATGCGGGTAGCGCCCAACAGATTAACCGCAAGTATGAAGAGGATGCGGCCTATAATCCGTATCCAAGAGGAATTAGACTGGAGAACAACACCGTTTCGAACTCGTATGTCCTTCCTGCTACAAGCCATGATTTTGGCCGTTTGTTTCTGTTGAAGTTTCCTTTCGAAACCCCAGACATTGTGTACGACGGTGTTCTTCCTCCTGGTATTTCCGACCGTCAGGAACTTCAATCTTCCGAATACAAGATTTGCCTCGCAGAGGATATCGAAACGAGGTTTGCGGATTTGGATGCCGGCAAAGGCTTCGAGGCCATCAGCCATGACAAATCAATTTTTGCTTGCCCATGA
- a CDS encoding glycosyl hydrolase, with product MTLRRLFLLICACGTMLTFAQVPTPVQNNDFPELEWRNIGPFRGGRSAAVVGHPEVADRFYFGSTGGGVWQTDDAGQTWYNITDGHFGGSIGSIAISEWDPNVMYVGGGEVTVRGNVSYGYGVYKSTDAGKTWSHSGLPESRHIPRIRIHPKNPDLVYAAVLGDLFKPTSERGVYRSTDGGENWEQVLFANEDAGAVDLFMDPTNPRVLYASTWHVRRTPYSLISGGDGSDLWKSTDGGDTWEKLSDKPGFAEGPLGIIGVSASASQPDRIYAIVEAPEGGVFRSDNGGESWRRVNKDRSLRQRAWYYSRIYAHPTDPDQVYIMNVSYHHSKDGGRTFASRRAPHGDHHDLWINPKDPSRMIIADDGGGQVTLDGGANWSTYYNQPTAQFYRVTTDNHFPYRIYGAQQDNSTIRISSFSDGYNIDESDWQESAGGESAHLAIDPRNNEVVYGGSYGGFLTRYNHANKQGRVINVWPDNPLGAGVETMKYRFQWNFPVFISPHNPDVLYAASNHLHRSMDGGGSWEVISPDLTRNDSARMVSSGGPITQDNTGVEYYCTVFAAAESSREPGLLWAGSDDGLLHVSRDNGENWENVTSSKLPEWSMINSLEVSPWEDGVVYLAVTRYKLGDYSPYLYRVSNYGKQWSLISEGLPEDDFTRVIRCSPEKEGLLFAGTERTVWYSQNDGASWDSLQLNLPIVPITDLALKSGDLIAATQGRSFWVLDDISPLYAEHQNVEDLRLLTPSDAFRVGSYGRGSRTTGQNRRSGVYVDYFVPSLEDEDTLILSIKDADGELIKTYSTHPQEKEEKLTKDSGWQRFVWNMRYPDAEEFDGMWMWYAGMGGPMAPPGDYSVSLTLGSSNLEQPFTLLSDPRSESTDEELVEQFEFCWSINRKVSEAHVAIRNIRALKKQISLVESRTTEADSSISESLKSLKKGLKDVEEALYQVKLSSNQDMLNFPIKLTNKLGHVGAISQNGNYPPTQQAREVAAELTLEVDQFLEQFYALMDNEVSNLNEAILEARIPSLMIAPEDTWER from the coding sequence ATGACCCTAAGACGACTATTCCTATTGATTTGTGCCTGCGGCACGATGCTCACTTTTGCACAAGTTCCCACACCTGTCCAGAACAACGACTTCCCCGAACTCGAATGGCGTAATATTGGGCCATTTCGCGGAGGACGAAGTGCCGCTGTAGTCGGCCATCCTGAAGTTGCCGACCGCTTTTATTTCGGCTCCACCGGTGGCGGTGTTTGGCAAACCGATGACGCGGGTCAAACTTGGTACAACATTACAGACGGTCATTTCGGAGGCTCCATTGGCTCTATTGCAATTTCCGAATGGGATCCAAATGTTATGTACGTTGGAGGAGGAGAGGTAACGGTTCGTGGAAATGTGAGTTATGGTTATGGGGTTTATAAATCCACGGACGCCGGAAAAACCTGGAGTCATTCGGGTCTCCCCGAGTCACGACATATTCCGCGCATTCGCATTCACCCCAAGAACCCTGACCTAGTCTACGCAGCTGTTTTGGGCGACCTTTTTAAGCCCACCTCAGAGCGAGGGGTTTACCGATCTACCGACGGAGGAGAGAATTGGGAACAAGTCCTCTTCGCCAATGAAGACGCTGGTGCCGTCGACCTCTTTATGGACCCGACCAACCCTCGTGTTTTGTACGCGAGTACTTGGCATGTTCGGAGAACGCCATATTCCTTGATTTCAGGAGGTGATGGGAGCGACCTGTGGAAGAGCACTGATGGCGGTGACACTTGGGAAAAACTCAGCGATAAGCCTGGTTTTGCAGAAGGTCCTTTGGGAATCATTGGCGTATCTGCCTCCGCCTCACAACCGGATCGAATCTATGCCATTGTTGAAGCACCAGAAGGAGGGGTTTTCCGCAGTGATAATGGCGGAGAATCATGGAGAAGAGTCAATAAAGACCGATCACTACGTCAAAGAGCATGGTATTATTCAAGGATCTATGCACATCCTACCGACCCAGATCAGGTTTATATTATGAACGTGAGCTACCATCATTCCAAAGATGGAGGTCGCACCTTTGCATCCAGGAGAGCTCCTCACGGGGATCACCATGATTTATGGATTAACCCCAAGGACCCATCACGAATGATCATCGCGGACGATGGAGGAGGGCAAGTCACGTTAGACGGAGGCGCTAACTGGAGCACCTACTACAATCAACCAACGGCTCAATTCTATCGGGTTACAACGGATAATCATTTCCCGTATCGCATTTACGGAGCGCAGCAAGACAACAGCACCATCCGAATCTCAAGCTTTTCAGATGGATACAATATAGATGAATCAGATTGGCAAGAATCGGCGGGAGGCGAAAGCGCTCACTTGGCCATTGACCCCCGCAATAATGAGGTTGTTTATGGAGGGAGCTATGGAGGCTTTTTAACCCGTTACAATCATGCTAACAAACAAGGCCGAGTCATCAATGTCTGGCCCGACAACCCACTGGGCGCTGGTGTAGAGACCATGAAGTATCGCTTCCAATGGAACTTCCCAGTTTTCATTTCGCCACACAATCCCGACGTGCTTTACGCCGCGTCTAACCACCTTCACCGCTCAATGGATGGTGGTGGCTCTTGGGAAGTGATCAGCCCTGATTTGACTCGCAATGATAGCGCTCGAATGGTTTCTAGCGGGGGCCCTATTACCCAGGACAATACGGGCGTGGAATACTACTGCACGGTATTTGCAGCTGCGGAATCATCACGAGAGCCGGGCCTTTTATGGGCGGGATCCGACGACGGTTTGCTTCACGTGAGTCGCGATAATGGAGAGAACTGGGAAAATGTAACATCCAGCAAGCTTCCGGAATGGAGCATGATCAACAGTTTGGAGGTTTCTCCATGGGAAGATGGAGTGGTTTATTTGGCGGTTACCCGTTACAAACTCGGAGACTACAGCCCTTACTTGTATCGCGTCAGTAATTATGGAAAGCAATGGTCACTGATTTCTGAAGGACTTCCTGAAGATGATTTCACTCGAGTTATTCGGTGCTCACCCGAAAAAGAAGGTCTTCTCTTCGCTGGAACTGAACGCACCGTCTGGTACTCTCAAAACGATGGAGCATCTTGGGATTCACTCCAATTGAATCTTCCAATTGTGCCCATAACGGACTTGGCTCTCAAGTCTGGGGACCTGATTGCAGCTACCCAGGGTAGAAGTTTTTGGGTACTCGATGACATCTCTCCCTTGTATGCGGAGCACCAAAACGTAGAAGATCTGCGCTTATTGACTCCGAGTGATGCATTCCGCGTTGGGAGTTACGGACGAGGAAGTCGAACCACCGGTCAAAATAGGAGGTCTGGGGTATATGTGGACTATTTCGTTCCGAGCCTTGAAGATGAAGATACGCTAATCTTGAGCATTAAGGACGCCGATGGTGAACTCATTAAAACCTACAGTACCCATCCCCAAGAAAAGGAAGAGAAGCTGACTAAAGACTCGGGTTGGCAGCGCTTCGTTTGGAACATGCGCTATCCGGATGCCGAGGAGTTTGATGGAATGTGGATGTGGTATGCCGGCATGGGCGGCCCAATGGCACCTCCCGGTGACTATTCTGTATCGTTAACGCTAGGATCGTCTAACCTAGAGCAGCCTTTCACGCTACTTTCAGACCCTAGATCAGAATCAACGGATGAGGAGCTTGTTGAACAATTCGAGTTTTGCTGGTCCATTAACCGCAAGGTATCGGAAGCCCATGTGGCGATTCGAAACATCCGTGCCTTAAAAAAACAGATCTCCCTCGTCGAATCTCGCACTACTGAAGCGGACTCATCGATTTCAGAGTCTCTCAAGAGTCTTAAAAAAGGACTAAAAGATGTAGAAGAAGCGCTTTATCAAGTGAAGCTTTCCAGCAATCAAGACATGCTGAATTTTCCAATAAAGCTCACGAATAAGCTCGGTCATGTGGGAGCCATTTCACAAAACGGCAATTATCCGCCTACGCAACAAGCTAGAGAAGTGGCTGCTGAACTGACCTTAGAGGTCGATCAATTCCTTGAGCAGTTCTATGCGCTTATGGACAACGAAGTTTCAAACCTGAACGAAGCCATACTTGAAGCTCGTATCCCTTCATTGATGATTGCCCCTGAAGATACTTGGGAGCGATAA